A single window of Microbispora hainanensis DNA harbors:
- the phzG gene encoding phenazine biosynthesis FMN-dependent oxidase PhzG translates to MSSRFESLTGTIDPAFPEYDMPPAEPMDLARQWIAGAVEAGVREPLALALATADRGGRASTRMVAVIDVGDRGLVFTSHSTSRKGREIAQTGWASGLLYWRETARQLSLSGPVAMLPEPEAERLWNARPVPLHAMSVASRQSEPLEDVARLRSEAERLASYGTSLPRPARFAGYRLEPAAVEFWSADADRLHQRLRYDRTPSGWHISRLQP, encoded by the coding sequence GTGAGCAGCAGGTTCGAGAGTCTGACCGGGACCATCGACCCGGCGTTCCCCGAGTACGACATGCCGCCCGCCGAACCGATGGACCTCGCGCGGCAGTGGATCGCCGGGGCGGTGGAGGCCGGGGTGCGCGAACCGCTGGCCCTCGCGCTCGCGACCGCCGACCGCGGCGGCCGGGCCTCCACCCGCATGGTCGCCGTCATCGACGTCGGCGACCGCGGCCTGGTCTTCACCAGCCACAGCACCAGCAGGAAGGGCCGGGAGATCGCGCAGACCGGCTGGGCCTCGGGCCTGCTCTACTGGCGCGAGACCGCCCGGCAGCTCAGCCTCTCCGGCCCGGTGGCCATGCTGCCCGAGCCCGAGGCGGAACGACTGTGGAACGCCCGGCCGGTGCCGCTGCACGCGATGTCGGTGGCCTCCCGGCAGAGCGAACCCCTTGAGGACGTCGCCCGGCTCAGGTCGGAGGCGGAGCGCCTGGCGTCCTACGGAACCTCCCTGCCGCGCCCGGCGCGCTTCGCCGGATATCGCCTGGAGCCTGCCGCCGTCGAGTTCTGGTCGGCCGACGCCGACCGGCTGCACCAGCGGCTGCGTTACGACCGGACCCCCTCCGGTTGGCACATCTCACGGCTGCAGCCGTGA
- a CDS encoding NAD(P)/FAD-dependent oxidoreductase yields the protein MTDTTTDTTTGTTDTDFDAIVVGTGFAGIYMLHKLRNELGLRVRAFDRAGGVGGTWYWNRYPGAMSDVEGFVYRYSFDKQMLQEWNWTTKYTPQRELLAYLEAVVAKHDLARDIQLNTGIESAVFDESRGVWTVGTDTGESFTARYVVTALGPLSTANIPDIKGRDRFRGRIVHTGSWPDDLTIEGRRVGVVGTGSTGTQFACAAAKVAGHLTVFQRSAQYCVPSGHGPVTEEHVAEVRASYDRIWEQVRNSRVACGFEESDVPAMSVSEEERRRVFQEYWDKGNGFRFMFGTFSDIATDPEANEAAAEFIRSKIREIVKDPETARKLTPSDFYAKRPICNPDYYEIFNRDNVSLVSIKETPIKEITPTGVLTEDGVEHELDILVFATGFDAVDGSYKRMDIRGRDGVPILDHWDDGPTSYLGVATHGFPNLFMVLGPNSAFSNLPPGIETQVEWIGDLIRTAEENGTTVIEATRDAEDEWTETCRKLADYTLFPKVKSWIFGANIPGKKNRVMFYFAGLASYRLKLGEVAEAGYEGFDLHASPSLTPA from the coding sequence TTGACCGACACGACGACCGACACGACGACCGGCACGACAGACACCGACTTCGACGCGATCGTCGTCGGCACCGGCTTCGCCGGAATCTACATGCTCCACAAGCTCCGCAACGAGCTCGGCTTACGGGTGCGGGCCTTCGACCGGGCCGGCGGCGTGGGCGGCACCTGGTACTGGAACCGCTACCCCGGCGCCATGTCGGACGTCGAGGGCTTCGTCTATCGCTACTCCTTCGACAAGCAGATGCTCCAGGAATGGAACTGGACCACCAAGTACACCCCGCAGCGGGAGCTCCTCGCCTATCTCGAGGCGGTCGTCGCCAAGCACGACCTGGCCAGGGACATCCAGCTGAACACCGGCATCGAGAGCGCGGTGTTCGACGAGTCGCGCGGCGTCTGGACCGTCGGCACCGACACCGGTGAGAGCTTCACCGCACGGTACGTCGTCACCGCGCTCGGGCCGCTGTCGACGGCGAACATCCCCGACATCAAGGGCCGCGACCGCTTCCGGGGCAGGATCGTCCACACCGGCTCCTGGCCCGACGACCTGACGATCGAGGGCAGGCGCGTCGGCGTCGTCGGCACGGGATCCACCGGCACCCAGTTCGCCTGCGCCGCCGCCAAGGTGGCCGGGCATCTGACGGTGTTCCAGCGCTCGGCGCAGTATTGCGTCCCGTCCGGCCACGGCCCCGTCACCGAGGAGCACGTCGCGGAGGTGCGCGCGTCGTACGACCGCATCTGGGAGCAGGTGCGCAACTCCCGCGTCGCCTGCGGATTCGAGGAGAGCGACGTCCCCGCCATGAGCGTCTCCGAGGAGGAGCGCCGGCGGGTGTTCCAGGAGTACTGGGACAAGGGCAACGGCTTCCGCTTCATGTTCGGCACGTTCTCCGACATCGCGACCGACCCGGAGGCCAACGAGGCCGCGGCGGAGTTCATCCGGTCGAAGATCCGCGAGATCGTGAAGGACCCGGAGACGGCGCGCAAGCTGACGCCGAGTGACTTCTACGCCAAGCGCCCCATCTGCAACCCCGACTACTACGAGATCTTCAACCGCGACAACGTCTCACTGGTCAGCATCAAGGAGACGCCGATCAAGGAGATCACTCCCACGGGAGTGCTCACCGAGGACGGCGTGGAGCACGAGCTCGACATCCTGGTCTTCGCGACGGGCTTCGACGCCGTGGACGGCAGCTACAAGCGAATGGACATCCGCGGCCGGGACGGCGTGCCGATCCTGGACCACTGGGACGACGGGCCCACCAGCTACCTCGGCGTCGCCACCCACGGCTTCCCCAACCTGTTCATGGTCCTCGGCCCGAACAGCGCCTTCAGCAACCTCCCGCCCGGCATCGAGACGCAGGTCGAGTGGATCGGCGACCTGATCCGTACGGCGGAGGAGAACGGCACGACCGTTATCGAGGCCACCAGGGACGCAGAGGACGAGTGGACCGAGACCTGCAGGAAGCTCGCGGACTACACGCTCTTCCCCAAGGTCAAGTCGTGGATCTTCGGCGCCAACATCCCCGGCAAGAAGAACAGGGTCATGTTCTACTTCGCGGGGCTCGCCTCCTACCGGCTCAAGCTCGGCGAAGTGGCCGAGGCGGGCTATGAGGGATTCGACCTGCACGCCAGCCCCTCGCTGACGCCGGCCTGA
- a CDS encoding antibiotic biosynthesis monooxygenase family protein, translating into MSETVIRVGDQLATFINVFDVDPSQQQELIAILDEGVEKVMRHRPGFISVNILASLDGSRVVNLAQWRSPDDIKATAADPEAQVFAKRAAEIAKAVPQAYKVVSVHHA; encoded by the coding sequence ATGAGTGAGACAGTGATTCGGGTCGGCGATCAGCTCGCGACATTCATCAACGTCTTCGACGTCGACCCCTCGCAGCAGCAGGAACTCATCGCCATTCTCGACGAGGGTGTCGAGAAGGTCATGCGGCACCGGCCCGGCTTCATCTCGGTGAACATTCTCGCCAGCCTCGACGGCAGCCGGGTCGTGAACCTCGCCCAGTGGCGCAGCCCGGACGACATCAAGGCCACCGCGGCCGACCCCGAGGCGCAGGTCTTCGCGAAGAGGGCGGCGGAGATCGCCAAGGCGGTCCCCCAGGCGTACAAGGTCGTCTCCGTGCATCACGCCTGA
- a CDS encoding flavin-dependent oxidoreductase, translating to MTTANTADIVIAGAGIGGLATALALHAEGIDVVVLEAAAELRPLGVGINIQPAAIGALTELGLGEALAATGIRTREHRYLDHRGAILWTEPRGVAAGHQHPQYSIHRGELQMLLLAAVQDRLGPHAVRTGLRVDGFRQTASGVRVLAYDEAGGMVEFEAAALVGADGMHSAVRSQLHPGRGALSPAGVDMWRGLSEMDEFLDGRTMILVNDERATRLIAYPISRRHAERGKALVNWVCMVAAPSKSLSDGAGWNRPGLLEEVLPHLVEWDFGWLNPGVMVARSPRILRYPMADRDPLPHWGEGRVTLLGDAAHLMYPIGANGASQAILDGITLAAELARGEDVAAALQRYEAARRPATTAIILANRNMDGAERGIAGRTNHDKAAELATITHRYRMTVEQRQSHA from the coding sequence ATGACGACTGCCAACACCGCCGACATCGTGATCGCGGGTGCGGGGATCGGAGGGCTGGCCACCGCGCTCGCCCTGCACGCCGAAGGAATCGACGTGGTCGTGCTGGAGGCCGCGGCCGAGCTCCGGCCCCTCGGAGTGGGGATCAACATCCAGCCGGCCGCGATCGGCGCGCTGACCGAGCTCGGGCTCGGCGAGGCGCTGGCGGCCACCGGCATCCGCACCCGCGAGCACCGATACCTCGACCACAGGGGCGCCATCCTGTGGACCGAGCCCCGGGGCGTCGCCGCAGGTCACCAACACCCCCAATACTCCATTCACCGCGGTGAGCTGCAGATGCTCCTGCTCGCGGCCGTTCAGGACCGGCTCGGCCCCCACGCGGTGCGCACCGGGCTTCGCGTCGACGGCTTCCGGCAGACCGCCTCCGGCGTCCGCGTCCTCGCGTACGACGAGGCGGGCGGGATGGTCGAGTTCGAGGCCGCCGCGCTGGTCGGCGCCGACGGGATGCACTCGGCGGTCAGGTCTCAGCTCCACCCCGGCCGTGGTGCGCTGTCTCCGGCGGGAGTCGACATGTGGCGGGGCCTGTCCGAGATGGACGAGTTCCTCGACGGGCGCACGATGATCCTGGTCAACGACGAGCGGGCCACCCGGCTGATCGCCTATCCGATCTCCAGGCGGCACGCGGAGCGCGGCAAGGCGCTGGTGAACTGGGTGTGCATGGTCGCCGCTCCGTCGAAGAGCCTGTCCGACGGCGCGGGATGGAACCGTCCCGGCCTGCTCGAAGAGGTGCTGCCGCACCTCGTCGAGTGGGACTTCGGCTGGCTGAACCCCGGCGTCATGGTCGCGCGCAGTCCCCGCATCCTGCGTTATCCGATGGCCGACCGCGACCCGCTCCCGCATTGGGGTGAGGGCAGGGTCACGCTGCTCGGTGACGCCGCCCACCTCATGTATCCGATCGGCGCCAACGGCGCCTCCCAGGCCATCCTCGACGGCATCACGCTCGCCGCCGAACTCGCGCGAGGTGAGGACGTGGCCGCCGCCCTGCAGCGGTACGAAGCCGCCAGGCGCCCCGCCACGACGGCCATCATTCTCGCCAACCGGAACATGGACGGCGCCGAGCGCGGCATCGCCGGGCGTACGAACCACGACAAGGCCGCCGAACTCGCGACCATCACTCACCGTTACCGGATGACCGTGGAGCAGCGGCAGTCCCACGCCTGA
- a CDS encoding FMN-dependent NADH-azoreductase, producing the protein MTSLLHMDASASGCGDSITRELTAFYADTWRCLHGSDGYRYRDLAADPVPLVSPAFVSLGIRVERHGAVPLQKVAEMTAGPAEEREWTLTLPLIEEMRAAETVLIGVPMYNFSVPASLKAWIDRVTFPGAFVDPGTGDRLLRETTVVVVTARGGCYAPGTPREDFDFQTPYLRAYFTELGVAPQNLHFVHAEMTRASDVPALAHFKPLAADSLAAARTAVSELARRPAGSGTATRMR; encoded by the coding sequence GTGACGTCCCTGCTGCACATGGACGCCAGCGCCAGCGGCTGCGGCGATTCGATCACCAGGGAGCTGACGGCGTTCTACGCGGACACGTGGCGGTGTCTTCACGGGAGCGACGGGTACCGATACCGCGACCTCGCCGCCGACCCGGTCCCGCTGGTCTCCCCGGCCTTCGTCTCCCTCGGCATCCGGGTGGAGCGGCACGGAGCGGTTCCGCTGCAGAAGGTGGCGGAGATGACCGCCGGCCCCGCCGAGGAGCGCGAGTGGACGCTGACCCTCCCGCTGATCGAAGAGATGCGCGCGGCGGAGACGGTGCTGATCGGCGTCCCTATGTACAACTTCTCCGTGCCCGCGTCCCTCAAGGCGTGGATCGACCGGGTGACCTTCCCCGGGGCGTTCGTCGACCCCGGCACGGGCGACCGGCTGCTCCGGGAGACGACCGTGGTGGTGGTCACCGCCCGCGGCGGCTGCTACGCGCCGGGCACGCCACGGGAGGACTTCGACTTCCAGACGCCCTATCTGAGGGCCTACTTCACCGAGCTGGGCGTGGCGCCGCAGAACCTGCACTTCGTCCATGCCGAGATGACCCGGGCCTCGGACGTGCCCGCCCTCGCGCACTTCAAGCCCCTGGCGGCGGACTCGCTGGCCGCGGCGCGGACCGCCGTGTCCGAGCTGGCCCGCCGGCCGGCGGGCAGCGGGACGGCGACGCGCATGCGGTGA
- a CDS encoding Xaa-Pro dipeptidyl-peptidase: protein MSSSPRVTPGPLPPAASRRTGAARRSAAALGLAVATTVTGLAVNAAPAGAAAPVGPVFQDGMAQPVFSSNRNDWIREEVWVETPVDSDGDGRNDRVHAEVTRLRETETAGLKSPVVYEVSPYYAGGNDITNHDVDHELHQAVRPGKGWQDRGGKRLDPANDERLAAAAADDSGAGGADASLTATGPQPVISTSHESNWLPRGFAVVHAESLGSGQSDGCPTTGGRNETIGAKSVVDWLNGRAKAYDASGQEVRATWTTGKVGMIGTSYNGTLPNAVASTGVKGLEAIVPISAISSWYDYYRANGAVVAAGGYQGEDTDVLAEYVYTRADQQICRSVIEQLAKAQDRETGDYNAFWDERNYMNDVNKVHAAVLVAHGLNDWNVKTKQAAQWYEALKARGVPHKIYLHQGGHGGSPSVDVLNRWFTRYLWDQQNGVENDPRALVQREDKTLVQYAEWPDPAAKDTELNLAPGDGGAAGLLTPDKTRKGKPVTETIVDDATKPAQTLADAVTSPNRLAYKSAALAAPARLSGTPRVSLRMSFDQPAANVTALVVDYDENGKAKIITRGWIDPQNRKSISRTEPVKPGSPYSLDFDLQPHDYVFPAGHRVGVVLLSSDYEYTIRPAPGARLHLDTTKSTVTLPIVGGTGALTSAS from the coding sequence ATGTCCTCATCGCCCCGGGTGACGCCTGGTCCCCTCCCGCCGGCCGCGTCACGCCGTACGGGTGCCGCACGCCGCAGCGCCGCGGCGCTGGGCCTGGCCGTCGCCACCACCGTCACGGGGCTCGCCGTGAACGCGGCCCCGGCGGGCGCGGCCGCCCCCGTCGGACCGGTGTTCCAGGACGGCATGGCCCAGCCGGTGTTCTCGTCCAACAGGAACGACTGGATCCGCGAGGAGGTGTGGGTCGAGACCCCGGTCGACAGCGACGGCGACGGGCGCAACGACCGGGTGCACGCCGAGGTCACCCGCCTGCGGGAGACCGAGACGGCCGGTCTGAAGTCGCCCGTCGTGTACGAGGTCAGCCCCTACTACGCCGGCGGCAACGACATCACCAACCACGACGTCGACCACGAGCTCCACCAGGCGGTCCGCCCGGGCAAGGGCTGGCAGGACCGCGGCGGCAAGCGGCTCGACCCGGCCAACGACGAGCGCCTGGCCGCGGCGGCGGCGGACGACTCCGGCGCCGGCGGCGCGGACGCGTCCCTCACGGCGACCGGCCCGCAGCCGGTCATCAGCACCAGCCACGAGTCAAACTGGCTGCCCCGCGGTTTCGCGGTGGTCCACGCCGAGTCGCTGGGCAGCGGCCAGTCCGACGGCTGCCCGACGACCGGCGGGCGCAACGAGACCATCGGCGCCAAGTCCGTCGTCGACTGGCTGAACGGCCGCGCGAAGGCGTACGACGCCTCCGGCCAGGAGGTCAGGGCGACGTGGACGACCGGCAAGGTCGGCATGATCGGCACCTCGTACAACGGCACCCTGCCCAACGCGGTCGCGAGCACCGGCGTCAAGGGGCTGGAGGCCATCGTGCCGATCTCGGCGATCTCCAGCTGGTACGACTACTACCGGGCGAACGGCGCCGTCGTGGCCGCCGGCGGCTACCAGGGCGAGGACACCGACGTGCTCGCGGAGTACGTCTACACGCGCGCGGACCAGCAGATCTGCCGGAGCGTCATCGAGCAGCTCGCGAAGGCGCAGGACCGCGAGACCGGCGACTACAACGCCTTCTGGGACGAGCGCAACTACATGAACGACGTGAACAAGGTTCACGCCGCGGTGCTGGTCGCCCACGGCCTCAACGACTGGAACGTCAAGACCAAGCAGGCCGCGCAGTGGTATGAGGCGCTCAAGGCGCGCGGGGTGCCGCACAAGATCTACCTGCACCAGGGCGGGCACGGCGGCTCCCCCAGCGTCGACGTGCTCAACCGCTGGTTCACCCGCTATCTGTGGGATCAGCAGAACGGCGTGGAGAACGACCCCCGCGCCCTGGTCCAGCGCGAGGACAAGACCCTGGTCCAGTACGCCGAGTGGCCCGACCCCGCCGCCAAGGACACCGAGCTCAACCTGGCCCCCGGCGACGGCGGCGCGGCCGGCCTCCTCACCCCGGACAAGACCCGGAAGGGCAAGCCGGTCACCGAGACGATCGTCGACGACGCCACGAAGCCGGCGCAGACCCTCGCCGACGCGGTCACCTCGCCGAACCGCCTGGCGTACAAGTCGGCGGCGCTGGCGGCACCGGCCAGGCTCAGCGGCACCCCGCGGGTCTCGCTGCGGATGTCCTTCGACCAGCCGGCGGCGAACGTCACGGCGCTGGTCGTGGACTACGACGAGAACGGCAAGGCGAAGATCATCACCCGGGGCTGGATCGACCCGCAGAACCGCAAGTCGATTTCGCGGACCGAACCGGTCAAGCCGGGCTCGCCCTACAGCCTCGACTTCGACCTGCAGCCGCACGACTACGTCTTCCCCGCGGGGCACCGCGTCGGGGTCGTGCTGCTGTCGAGCGACTACGAGTACACCATCCGGCCCGCTCCCGGCGCCCGGCTGCACCTCGACACCACGAAGAGCACGGTGACGCTGCCCATCGTGGGCGGCACCGGCGCGCTCACCTCGGCGAGCTGA